Within the Leptospira stimsonii genome, the region TTCTTTTTTTCGATTATTCGATTCGAAAGGTTGTACCCGTTCCGGAAGGATTTAGAAAAAAGTTTTCGGACGGAAAAATTCCTTCCTATCCTTCTCCTCCGGTGGGTGAGACGGAGAGCGGGGGAGTCACCACGTCCACTACTCAAGTGCGGACCTTCGATAAGTTGGAAGTTTGGAAACTCGCCCACAATCTAATCTTAAAAGTTTATAAACTCGGAAATCAATTGGAAGGATCCCGAGTCAAAGATCACGTGCAACTTCTGGAACATTTACGATCGGTTGCGACCCTCTTGCCGGTTTCCATTGCGGGCGCGTGGGGAAGTCGGATACTTTCTCAGAAGATCAAAAACATTCTGAAAGCGAAGGTTCATCTTGAGGAGCTTCGGTACCTTTTTATTCTAATGGAGGATCTGAAAGTCGCTTCCGTCGCAAGAGAACTTACGGATTTGGAAGTAATCAACGGTCACCTGAAAAAATATCTTGTTCGAGTCAGAAACGGGAAAACCAGAAAAATATAATCATTTGTGAATATTCAATTTATGGAGAATTCAATGAAAGACAAAGTCGCGGTGGTCACCGGCGGTAACTCCGGAATCGGTAAAGCCATCGTATTGGAATTCGTATCCAGGGGAGTGAAGGTCGTCTTTTGTGCTCGGCGGGAG harbors:
- a CDS encoding acyl-CoA thioesterase, which codes for MTDIQIEFPKTYHFSTELSIRKTDLALDIHVSFASILDLVMEAHLQFFQYLGFSVTNIYGKSIIFANAGILYQGELLYNDQVKIDVVLENLGEKSFDLYFRISKDQRREKVSLIKIRVLFFDYSIRKVVPVPEGFRKKFSDGKIPSYPSPPVGETESGGVTTSTTQVRTFDKLEVWKLAHNLILKVYKLGNQLEGSRVKDHVQLLEHLRSVATLLPVSIAGAWGSRILSQKIKNILKAKVHLEELRYLFILMEDLKVASVARELTDLEVINGHLKKYLVRVRNGKTRKI